A genomic segment from Nicotiana tabacum cultivar K326 chromosome 9, ASM71507v2, whole genome shotgun sequence encodes:
- the LOC107769302 gene encoding tryptophan--tRNA ligase, cytoplasmic → MEKREEAKEVVENEEQVVNPWEVSAKDGGKIDYDKLIDKFGCQRLDDSLIQRVQRLTNRPAHVFLRRGVFFAHRDFNDILGAYEKGQKFYLYTGRGPSSEALHLGHLIPFMFTKYLQDAFKVPLVIQLTDDEKCMWKNLSVEESQRLARENAKDIIACGFDVSKTFIFSDFDYVGGAFYKNMVKVAKCVTYNKVVGIFGFTGEDHIGKVSFPPVQAVPSFPSSFPHLFSGNDNIRCLIPCAIDQDPYFRMTRDVAPRIGYHKPALIESSFFPALQGENGKMSASDPNSAIYVTDSAKEIKNKINRYAFSGGKDSIELHRKYGANLEVDIPFKYLGFFLDDDAELERIREEYGSGRMLTGEVKKRLTEVLTDLVESHRRARALVTDEMVDAFMAVRPLPNMFN, encoded by the exons ATGGAGAAAAGGGAGGAGGCGAAAGAGGTGGTGGAAAACGAGGAGCAAGTAGTGAACCCATGGGAAGTATCAGCAAAAGACGGcggcaagattgactacgacaaaCTAATCGATAAATTCGGTTGCCAGAGGCTCGACGACTCCTTAATCCAGCGTGTTCAACGCCTCACGAATCGGCCGGCTCACGTTTTCCTCCGCCGCGGAGTTTTCTTCGCTCATCGTGATTTCAACGATATATTGGGTGCTTATGAAAAAGGgcaaaagttctatttatacacAGGCAGAGGACCTTCTTCTGAAGCCTTGCATTTGGGTCACCTTATCCCCTTCATGTTCACAAA ATATTTGCAGGATGCATTTAAGGTGCCGCTAGTAATACAATTGACAGATGATGAGAAATGTATGTGGAAGAATTTGTCAGTGGAAGAAAGCCAAAGACTTGCTCGTGAGAATGCTAAAGATATTATAGCTTGTGGATTTGATGTTTCCAAGACTTTCATTTTCTCTGATTTCGATTATGTTGGTGG TGCCTTTTACAAGAACATGGTGAAGGTTGCAAAATGTGTCACATACAATAAG GTGGTTGGCATTTTTGGTTTCACAGGTGAAGATCACATTGGGAAAGTTAGTTTTCCACCAGTTCAG GCTGTTCCATCCTTCCCAAGTTCATTTCCTCATCTGTTTTCTGGCAATGATAACATTCGCTGCTTGATTCCATGTGCCATAGACCAG GATCCTTATTTCCGAATGACTCGAGATGTCGCTCCCCGGATAGGTTATCACAAGCCTGCTTTGATTGAATCATCTTTCTTTCCTGCCCTTCAG GGGGAGAATGGAAAAATGTCTGCTAGTGATCCAAATTCTGCCATTTATGTGACCGATTCAGCAAAAGAGATAAAAAACAAG ATAAACAGATATGCATTCTCTGGTGGCAAAGACTCAATTGAGTTGCACAGAAAGTACGGAGCGAACTTGGAG GTTGATATACCATTTAAGTATCTTGGCTTTTTCCTGGACGATGATGCTGAGCTGGAACGCATTAGAGAG GAATATGGGTCTGGACGTATGCTAACAGGTGAAGTGAAAAAGAGGCTTACTGAAGTTCTAACAGATCTAGTTGAAAGCCATCGACGGGCTAGGGCGTTGGTGACTGATGAG ATGGTAGATGCTTTCATGGCCGTTAGACCTCTTCCTAATATGTTCAACTGA